TGAGGGAATGGTACCTGATGCGGCCCAGATAGCCAATAAGGCGTCTGCAGTTTTAGTAATTATGGTACTGCTTTTTAATCTTATAGCCAGGGTATTAGGTAGAAAAATATATGAATCATATACAGGTAAGAAATAAGGGGGAGAGTTGATGAATATAATACAGACAGAAGACCTTGATTTATATTATGGTTCCAATCAAGCTCTTAAAAAGATAAATCTAGGTGTGGAAAAAAATTCTGTTACAGCTTTAATAGGACCTTCAGGATGTGGAAAATCAACTTTTTTAAGAACTTTAAATAGGATGAATGATTTAATAGATTCGGTTAAAATTGAAGGGGAAGTATTTTTTGAAGGTAAAAATATATACAGAGATTATGACGTTATAGATTTAAGGAAAAGAGTTGGAATGGTATTTCAAAGTCCTAACCCATTTCCCATGTCTATATATGATAATGTAGCCTATGGGCCAAGAATACATGGTATGAAGAAAAAAAGCATATTAGACGAATTAGTAGAGAATAGCTTAAGAGATGCAGCCATTTGGGATGAGGTGAAAGATAGATTAGACAGAAATGCACTTGGCCTATCTGGAGGACAACAGCAAAGGTTGTGCATAGCAAGAACTCTTGCTGTACAGCCAGATGTACTTTTAATGGATGAACCTACTTCAGCACTGGATCCCATATCTACATTGAGAATAGAAGAACTTATGGATGTGTTAAAGAAGAAATATACCATAATAATAGTGACTCATAATATGCAGCAGGCAGGGAGAATATCCGATTATACTGCCTTTTTCTTAAATGGGGAAATTATTGAAGCCGAAAAAACAGAAGATATTTTTTATAAACCTAAAGATAAGAGAACAGAGGATTATATCACAGGAAGATTTGGCTAATTTTACTGAAAATACTTTTTAAATATTGTAATATATGTCATAATGTAATTAATAATTGAAAAGAGGTGGTTATTATGACCAGAAAGGCATTTGACTATGCATTGGAAGAAATGCATAATGATGTATTGAGAATGGGGAGTATGGTAGAAAAACAAATTCATCAGTGTATAGAGGCACTAGTTAAACAGGACGAGAATTTGGCAAAAGAGACCATAAAAAATGATGATTTAGTAGATGGTCTATATAGAGAGATAGAAGATAAATGTATAAAACTCACTGCAAAAGAACAGCCTCTGGCCATAGATCTAAGGACAATATTTACAACAGCTAGAATAATAACAGATCTTGAAAGGATGGCAGATCATGCCGTAGATATAGCCAAAATAACTATAAAGCTTAAAGGTGAAAAGTATGTAAAAAAGCTGATAGACATAGGTAAAATGTCTAAAATAGTTAATGATATGATAAAAAAGGCCCTGGATGCCTATGTAGATAGAGATGTTGATGAAACCTATGCTGCTTGTAAAATGGATGATGAAATAGATAGATTGTATAAGCATGTGTTTAAGGAATTAATAGAGATTATGAGTGAAGATCATGATAAAATAAACCAAGCTACTCAGCTTTTGTTCGTTTGTAAATATTTAGAGAGAATAGCGGATCATGTAACTAACATATGCGAGGGAACCATATATTTAGTTACAGGAGAGCAAAAAGATTTAAATGAATAGTTTATGTAGAGGTTAGGCTTTAAACTGAAGAGGGTTTAAAGTCTTTTTTTTATTTAATTTTTATTAAATTTATGGTATACTTTATAAGGTCGAAAATGTATACTTTCAATGCCAGGAGGGATATAATGTTTACTTTTACTCCAAAAGAGGACAAGTTTTATGAGTTCTTTGTGCAAACTGCAAATATTGCTTATAAAGCTTCAAAAATGTTATTAGATTTTTTGGACGATCTTGAAAATTCAGAAAAAAATTTAAAAAAATTAAAAGAGGTGGAACACCAAGGAGATAAAAAACAACATGAACTATTAGAACAGCTAAACAGCACATTTATTACTCCATTTGATAGAGAGGATATATATGTTATAGCAAAGGATACAGATGATATTATTGACCTTATAGAATCTACAGCTAGTAGATTTGTAATGTTCAATGTAAATGAATGTACTGATGAAGCCCGTAGTTTAAGTAAAATGATAGTTGATTGCTGCAAGGAACTGATTTCTATAATGGAAGAGTTAAAAAATATGAAAACAAGCAAACATCTAGCTAAGAGGATAATAGAAGTAAATAGAATAGAAGAACAAGGAGATATTCTTTCAAGAAAAGCTATTGGAGATATATTTAGGAAAGATATGAAAGTTATAGATGTTATAAAATGGAGAGAAATATATCAATATTTAGAAGATACACTGGATGCTTGTGAAGATTTAGCTAATGTTATCGAAGGGGTAGTAATGAAAAATGCTTAGCGGTACTTTAATTTTAACGGTAGTAATAGTAATAATTGCATTGGTATTTGATATAATAAATGGTTTCCATGATAGTGCGAATGCTATAGCTTGTTGTGTATCTACCAGGGTTCTGACACTTAAAGATGCGGTAGTAATGTCAGCTTTTTTTAATTTTATAGGAGCATTTATGAGTGTAAAGGTAGCACAAACAGTGGGAAAAGGTATAGTAAATCCCAATGATATTACTCAGAATGTAATTATAGCAGCACTTTTAGGGGCTATAATATGGAATTTAATAACCTGGTATTTTGGAATACCAAGCAGTTCTTCTCATGCATTAATAGGAGGGTTAGTCGGTTCTGCTATTGTATATAAAAGTTCTTTTCTCATAATCAATTGGGGAAGTCTTTTTTTTGAAGTTATACTTTGGCTTATACTATCACCTATAATGGGATTTATAATAGGATTTGTATTTATGACTATTATGAATATGATTTTAAAAAATACAAGACCCAGTACAGTAACCAAGATTTTTTCAAAAGCCCAGATATTTTCTGCTATGCTGATAGCTTTTAATCATGGAGGAAATGATGCGCAAAAGACCATGGGAATTATAACTATGACCCTGGTAAGTACAGGTTTTCTTCAGGTATTTGCTGTTCCGTTGTGGGTAAAAGTTTGCTGTGCACTGGCTATGGCTTTAGGTACAGGCCTTGGCGGAAAAAAGATAATAAAAACTATGGGATGTAAAATGGCTAAAATGGCACCTGTAAATGGCTTTTCAGCAGAAATGGGAGCCTCAGCAGTAATATTTACCGCCACTATGTTTAATGCACCAGTTAGTACAACTCATATAATAACTACAGCTATAATGGGAGTCGGTGCATCTAAGAGATTTTCGGCGGTAAG
This window of the Clostridium kluyveri DSM 555 genome carries:
- a CDS encoding DUF47 domain-containing protein, translating into MFTFTPKEDKFYEFFVQTANIAYKASKMLLDFLDDLENSEKNLKKLKEVEHQGDKKQHELLEQLNSTFITPFDREDIYVIAKDTDDIIDLIESTASRFVMFNVNECTDEARSLSKMIVDCCKELISIMEELKNMKTSKHLAKRIIEVNRIEEQGDILSRKAIGDIFRKDMKVIDVIKWREIYQYLEDTLDACEDLANVIEGVVMKNA
- the pstB gene encoding phosphate ABC transporter ATP-binding protein PstB — protein: MNIIQTEDLDLYYGSNQALKKINLGVEKNSVTALIGPSGCGKSTFLRTLNRMNDLIDSVKIEGEVFFEGKNIYRDYDVIDLRKRVGMVFQSPNPFPMSIYDNVAYGPRIHGMKKKSILDELVENSLRDAAIWDEVKDRLDRNALGLSGGQQQRLCIARTLAVQPDVLLMDEPTSALDPISTLRIEELMDVLKKKYTIIIVTHNMQQAGRISDYTAFFLNGEIIEAEKTEDIFYKPKDKRTEDYITGRFG
- a CDS encoding inorganic phosphate transporter: MLSGTLILTVVIVIIALVFDIINGFHDSANAIACCVSTRVLTLKDAVVMSAFFNFIGAFMSVKVAQTVGKGIVNPNDITQNVIIAALLGAIIWNLITWYFGIPSSSSHALIGGLVGSAIVYKSSFLIINWGSLFFEVILWLILSPIMGFIIGFVFMTIMNMILKNTRPSTVTKIFSKAQIFSAMLIAFNHGGNDAQKTMGIITMTLVSTGFLQVFAVPLWVKVCCALAMALGTGLGGKKIIKTMGCKMAKMAPVNGFSAEMGASAVIFTATMFNAPVSTTHIITTAIMGVGASKRFSAVRWAVVKDIVFAWIVTIPGCALISGVLVFLVELI
- the phoU gene encoding phosphate signaling complex protein PhoU; the encoded protein is MTRKAFDYALEEMHNDVLRMGSMVEKQIHQCIEALVKQDENLAKETIKNDDLVDGLYREIEDKCIKLTAKEQPLAIDLRTIFTTARIITDLERMADHAVDIAKITIKLKGEKYVKKLIDIGKMSKIVNDMIKKALDAYVDRDVDETYAACKMDDEIDRLYKHVFKELIEIMSEDHDKINQATQLLFVCKYLERIADHVTNICEGTIYLVTGEQKDLNE